Proteins from a genomic interval of Paenibacillus sp. RC334:
- the pgeF gene encoding peptidoglycan editing factor PgeF, whose product MEPFVVNTGATGVASTADGTHPLPELLYIQSWEKQVRGLTAGFTGRHGGVSEVPYESLNCAFHVGDDPEKVIRNRQLIAEQLGFMPEAWTCGEQVHGNHVAVVKAADRGRGFVDRVSAFQDTDGLLTDAPGILLTSFYADCVPLYFCDPVRRVVGLAHAGWKGTVAEIALKMVQTMQTEYGSQPSDLLAAIGPSIGSESYEVDEHVMSQIRVLEHDCPGNDKWEGTVYFPLGGGKTLLDLKQCNRHIMMKAGILPSRIECTTLCTSSRSDLFFSYRKEGGVTGRMASWIGLEER is encoded by the coding sequence ATGGAACCGTTTGTAGTAAATACCGGGGCAACGGGTGTCGCGTCAACGGCAGATGGCACGCATCCTTTGCCGGAGTTGTTATATATTCAATCCTGGGAGAAACAGGTTCGCGGATTGACAGCAGGCTTTACCGGACGCCATGGCGGTGTCAGTGAAGTGCCTTATGAAAGTCTGAATTGTGCGTTTCATGTAGGGGATGACCCGGAGAAAGTTATTCGCAATCGGCAGCTTATTGCGGAGCAGCTCGGATTTATGCCTGAAGCCTGGACCTGTGGAGAGCAGGTACACGGTAATCACGTTGCTGTTGTAAAGGCTGCTGACCGCGGGCGTGGCTTTGTGGATCGTGTATCCGCTTTTCAGGATACAGACGGACTGTTGACCGATGCACCAGGCATTTTACTGACATCCTTTTATGCGGATTGCGTGCCGTTATATTTTTGTGATCCGGTGCGGCGTGTGGTTGGGCTGGCGCATGCGGGCTGGAAAGGAACAGTTGCGGAGATTGCGCTGAAAATGGTGCAAACGATGCAGACCGAATATGGATCTCAGCCGTCCGATTTGCTTGCAGCCATTGGCCCTTCCATTGGTTCTGAGTCATACGAGGTGGATGAGCATGTTATGAGCCAAATTCGGGTTTTGGAGCATGATTGCCCGGGTAATGATAAATGGGAAGGTACTGTCTATTTCCCGTTAGGCGGCGGAAAAACGCTCCTTGACTTGAAACAATGCAATCGACACATTATGATGAAAGCAGGAATATTGCCGAGCCGTATCGAATGTACTACCTTATGCACGAGTAGCCGCAGCGATTTGTTTTTTTCGTATCGCAAGGAAGGCGGCGTCACAGGGAGAATGGCGAGCTGGATTGGTCTGGAAGAGAGGTGA
- a CDS encoding YlmC/YmxH family sporulation protein, with the protein MSTPETSVRAMKISEFQTKDVINIVDGRRLGQISDLEIDVRQGKIEAIVVPGSSRFMGWFGGGSELVIPWRNIVKIGSDVVLVRLEGLHEPQGDGEEKVYIERQERNDRRGF; encoded by the coding sequence GTGAGTACGCCGGAAACGTCGGTAAGGGCCATGAAAATTTCCGAGTTTCAAACAAAGGATGTCATTAACATTGTAGATGGGCGACGATTGGGACAAATCAGTGATTTGGAGATTGATGTACGGCAGGGCAAAATCGAGGCCATTGTTGTCCCTGGCAGCAGCCGTTTTATGGGCTGGTTTGGAGGGGGAAGTGAACTGGTCATTCCTTGGCGCAACATTGTGAAAATTGGCTCGGATGTGGTACTTGTACGATTGGAGGGACTGCATGAGCCGCAGGGTGATGGTGAGGAAAAAGTATATATTGAGCGCCAGGAACGAAATGATCGACGGGGATTTTGA
- the sigG gene encoding RNA polymerase sporulation sigma factor SigG yields the protein MTRNKVEICGVDTAKLPVLTNAEMRELFTSLQQNNERSAREKLVNGNLRLVLSVIQRFNNRGEFVDDLFQVGCIGLMKAIDNFDLSQNVKFSTYAVPMIIGEIRRYLRDNNPIRVSRSLRDIAYKALQVRDSLTNLNSREPTIFEISEALNVPKEDVVFALDAIQDPVSLFEPIYHDGGDPIYVMDQISDDRNKDVSWIEEIALREAMHRLGQREKMILSMRFYEGKTQMEVADEIGISQAQVSRLEKSAIQQMQKHVKS from the coding sequence ATGACCCGAAACAAAGTGGAAATTTGCGGTGTGGATACCGCCAAACTGCCGGTGCTAACCAATGCGGAAATGCGCGAGCTGTTCACATCACTTCAGCAAAATAATGAACGATCAGCCAGAGAAAAATTGGTTAACGGCAATTTACGGCTCGTCCTGAGTGTGATTCAGCGCTTTAACAATCGGGGAGAGTTTGTTGACGATTTGTTTCAGGTAGGATGCATCGGCCTGATGAAGGCGATTGATAATTTTGACCTTTCGCAAAACGTGAAGTTTTCCACTTATGCGGTGCCGATGATTATCGGTGAGATACGCCGGTATTTGCGGGACAACAATCCGATCCGTGTATCCCGTTCGCTGCGAGATATTGCATATAAGGCGCTTCAAGTGCGGGATAGTCTGACAAATCTGAATTCGCGGGAACCGACGATTTTTGAAATTTCTGAGGCGCTGAACGTGCCTAAGGAAGATGTTGTGTTCGCATTAGATGCGATTCAGGACCCGGTTTCGCTGTTCGAGCCGATATATCACGACGGGGGCGACCCAATCTATGTGATGGATCAGATCAGTGATGACAGAAATAAGGACGTCTCATGGATTGAGGAAATCGCTCTGCGGGAAGCGATGCATCGCCTGGGCCAGCGTGAAAAGATGATATTGTCCATGCGTTTTTATGAAGGAAAGACGCAGATGGAGGTTGCCGACGAAATCGGTATCTCTCAAGCCCAGGTTTCGAGATTAGAGAAGTCGGCTATACAGCAAATGCAAAAGCATGTGAAGTCTTAG
- the spoIIGA gene encoding sigma-E processing peptidase SpoIIGA has protein sequence MVVYIDLIFLANLFIDAVLLMATAWMRKIRLVWWRLLASAVIGAMYVVMMFVPELSFLFTFLIKLALSVIMLLVAFGFGSMQKYLRTMGAFYMINFVAAGGILGMHYLLQSTGELFNGIWYTASGGMSFELKIAFWFILCTFGGVMLFFRIVQSSKHRAERMSGFLGEVQVWIGQDHIECTGLLDTGNQLHDPLTRSPVMVMEAALWEAYLPSSWLQKLSEGNADQLVMELGDESFNWQDRVRLVPYRGINRNHSFMLALKPDRVEVVMNGARYVHHRVLIGLDGGKLSAEGKYRAIIHPDVTAHAEGAAEPEDHKQEASFEAQDDGRGHTIRSEGNQAIAVTDEGMQRDLAPFSEGGE, from the coding sequence TTGGTTGTTTACATCGACTTAATTTTTTTGGCCAATTTGTTCATTGATGCTGTACTGCTGATGGCTACCGCCTGGATGAGAAAAATTCGTCTGGTGTGGTGGCGGCTGCTTGCTTCGGCTGTTATCGGTGCGATGTATGTGGTCATGATGTTTGTGCCGGAGCTGTCCTTTTTATTTACATTCCTGATTAAGCTGGCATTATCGGTCATTATGCTGTTGGTGGCTTTTGGATTTGGCAGCATGCAAAAGTATCTTCGTACGATGGGTGCTTTTTATATGATCAATTTTGTAGCAGCGGGAGGAATTCTGGGGATGCATTATTTACTCCAGAGTACGGGGGAATTGTTTAATGGCATCTGGTACACGGCTTCAGGTGGAATGTCCTTTGAGCTGAAAATTGCATTCTGGTTTATCTTATGCACATTTGGCGGAGTGATGCTTTTCTTTCGTATTGTGCAATCTTCAAAGCATCGCGCGGAAAGGATGAGTGGATTTCTGGGTGAGGTGCAGGTATGGATCGGACAGGATCATATTGAGTGTACAGGCTTGTTGGATACGGGGAACCAACTTCATGATCCTTTGACCAGGTCACCAGTGATGGTCATGGAGGCTGCCTTGTGGGAGGCATATTTACCCTCTTCCTGGCTCCAAAAGCTATCTGAGGGAAATGCGGATCAACTGGTGATGGAGTTGGGAGACGAATCGTTCAACTGGCAGGATCGAGTTCGTCTTGTTCCCTATCGTGGCATTAACCGTAACCACTCCTTTATGCTCGCACTCAAACCGGATCGCGTAGAGGTGGTGATGAATGGGGCTCGTTATGTGCATCATCGGGTGCTGATCGGCTTGGATGGGGGGAAGCTGTCAGCAGAGGGAAAATACCGCGCGATCATTCATCCAGATGTGACGGCACACGCGGAGGGGGCTGCTGAGCCGGAGGATCATAAGCAGGAAGCAAGCTTTGAAGCGCAGGACGATGGTCGTGGACACACGATCAGGTCTGAAGGCAATCAGGCTATTGCTGTAACGGACGAAGGGATGCAGCGAGATTTAGCACCATTTTCAGAAGGGGGAGAATGA
- the ftsZ gene encoding cell division protein FtsZ: MLEFDFEMESLAQIKVIGVGGGGSNAVNRMIENGVQGVEFITVNTDAQALHLAKSEHKLQIGDKLTRGLGAGANPDVGKKAAEESRELIMNTLKGADMVFVTAGMGGGTGTGAAPVIAEIAKECGALTVGVVTRPFTFEGRKRSNQAELGIEGLKEKVDTLIVIPNDRLLEIVDKKTPMLEAFREADNVLRQAVQGISDLIAVPGLINLDFADVKTIMTERGSALMGIGEATGENRAAEAARKAIMSPLLETSIEGARGVIMNITGGNNLSLYEVNEAAEIVTSASDPEVNMIFGAIIDEELKEEIKVTVIATGFEGKPSQPAPGRKPTANPAAPESAEKGSPNLRPFGNTQSSDQLDIPTFLRNRSRNNNNDN, encoded by the coding sequence ATGTTGGAATTTGATTTTGAAATGGAGAGCTTGGCTCAAATTAAAGTGATCGGCGTCGGAGGCGGCGGCAGCAATGCGGTTAACCGAATGATCGAAAATGGTGTTCAGGGTGTGGAGTTTATCACCGTCAACACAGATGCTCAGGCGCTTCATTTAGCGAAGTCTGAGCATAAGCTTCAAATTGGTGATAAGCTGACTCGTGGTTTGGGTGCCGGAGCTAATCCGGATGTGGGTAAAAAAGCGGCTGAGGAGTCGCGTGAACTCATTATGAACACACTCAAAGGTGCGGATATGGTATTCGTGACGGCGGGAATGGGTGGCGGTACAGGTACTGGAGCAGCTCCTGTCATTGCTGAAATTGCCAAGGAATGCGGCGCGCTGACTGTAGGCGTTGTAACACGACCATTCACATTTGAAGGGCGTAAGCGCTCCAATCAAGCCGAGCTGGGCATTGAGGGATTAAAAGAAAAGGTAGACACTTTAATTGTTATCCCAAATGATCGCCTGCTTGAAATTGTGGATAAAAAGACCCCTATGCTGGAAGCATTCCGCGAAGCGGACAATGTTCTTCGTCAGGCGGTACAAGGTATTTCTGATTTGATCGCTGTACCGGGTTTGATCAACCTCGACTTTGCTGACGTGAAAACGATTATGACGGAGCGTGGCTCCGCTTTGATGGGGATTGGCGAAGCAACTGGTGAGAATCGGGCGGCTGAAGCAGCACGCAAGGCTATTATGAGCCCGTTGTTGGAAACATCCATTGAAGGCGCACGGGGTGTGATTATGAACATCACTGGCGGCAACAATCTGTCTTTATACGAAGTGAATGAAGCAGCTGAAATTGTAACCTCGGCTTCCGATCCGGAGGTCAATATGATCTTCGGTGCCATCATTGACGAAGAGTTGAAAGAAGAGATTAAGGTTACCGTCATTGCAACTGGCTTTGAAGGTAAACCAAGCCAACCGGCACCTGGGCGTAAACCGACTGCTAACCCGGCGGCACCTGAATCGGCGGAGAAGGGTTCTCCTAACTTGCGTCCGTTCGGCAACACTCAGAGCAGTGATCAACTCGATATTCCGACATTTTTACGTAACCGTTCACGCAATAATAATAACGATAACTAG
- the ftsA gene encoding cell division protein FtsA, producing the protein MSNNDIIVSLDIGTSKVRAIIGEMNNGTFNIIGVGSADSEGIRKGAIVDIDQTVQSIRNAVDHAERMVGIQITEVYVGISGNHIGLQNSHGVVAVSNEDREIGEEDIERVLKAAEVIAVPPEREIIDVVAKQYVVDGLEGIQDPRGMIGVRLEVEATIVTGGKTPIHNLLRCVEKGGLRIKDLVLLPLGAGQLSLSKDEKVMGSVLVDIGAGSTNVAIFQEGTIVATSTLPIGGEFVTNDIAYGLRTLTDQAEKVKLKYGCAWYDDAAADVVFKVTRIGSNVDKEFNQQDLAAIIEPRVQEIFQLIQAEVKRLGYTELPGGYILTGGTVSMPGVLQVAQSELAASVRIAVPDFIGVRDPGYTSGVGILHNAIRYYRGRSTSVSSNSGGSSKKPTNRTKSSPVAEGEQKQGLIERLKNMFSEFI; encoded by the coding sequence TTGAGCAACAATGACATCATTGTTAGTTTGGACATCGGTACATCCAAAGTTCGGGCTATTATTGGGGAAATGAACAATGGAACCTTTAATATTATTGGAGTTGGATCTGCCGACTCGGAAGGGATTCGCAAAGGTGCAATTGTAGACATCGATCAAACCGTGCAATCAATCCGTAACGCCGTGGATCACGCAGAGCGCATGGTTGGTATTCAAATAACAGAAGTGTATGTGGGGATTTCAGGCAACCATATTGGCCTGCAAAATAGTCATGGCGTAGTAGCCGTGTCCAACGAGGACCGTGAAATCGGTGAGGAGGACATTGAGCGTGTGCTCAAGGCAGCTGAAGTTATTGCAGTACCACCAGAGAGAGAAATTATTGACGTGGTAGCCAAGCAGTATGTCGTGGATGGCCTTGAAGGTATTCAAGACCCTCGCGGTATGATCGGAGTTCGTCTGGAAGTAGAGGCTACGATTGTTACGGGAGGCAAGACGCCGATACATAATCTGTTGCGCTGCGTTGAGAAGGGCGGCTTGAGAATCAAAGATTTGGTGCTGCTACCTCTGGGCGCCGGACAATTGTCACTTTCGAAGGATGAAAAGGTGATGGGTTCGGTGCTGGTGGATATTGGTGCAGGCTCTACAAATGTTGCTATTTTCCAGGAAGGAACGATTGTTGCCACATCTACACTTCCCATCGGCGGAGAATTTGTAACCAATGATATTGCCTACGGACTGAGAACCCTTACCGATCAAGCCGAAAAAGTAAAGCTTAAATACGGCTGCGCATGGTATGATGATGCGGCAGCCGATGTCGTCTTTAAAGTGACCCGCATCGGCAGTAATGTCGATAAGGAATTCAATCAGCAGGACTTGGCTGCCATTATTGAGCCGAGGGTGCAGGAAATTTTTCAACTCATTCAGGCGGAAGTTAAGCGCTTGGGTTACACAGAGCTTCCGGGGGGTTATATACTTACCGGAGGCACCGTCTCCATGCCTGGTGTACTTCAGGTGGCACAAAGCGAACTGGCCGCTTCTGTAAGGATCGCCGTACCAGACTTTATCGGTGTAAGGGATCCGGGTTACACAAGCGGAGTCGGCATCTTGCATAATGCCATTCGCTACTATCGCGGAAGATCGACCAGCGTTAGCAGCAACAGCGGTGGAAGTTCCAAGAAGCCGACCAACCGAACCAAGAGCAGTCCCGTTGCGGAAGGCGAGCAAAAGCAGGGGTTGATTGAACGCTTAAAAAACATGTTCAGTGAGTTTATATAA
- a CDS encoding FtsQ-type POTRA domain-containing protein encodes MPNAQIPVLKQNRMKKRTSRKIAILLILLFIVLLAVLFFRSSLSRVSEIRFDGNVFSTQEQLLNRSGLAIGDQYFGVSSSGISEKLREIQSIQQVTVDKQFPGVIAVHIKEFATVAYELQSDGSLRAILANGTSVGVGSSGIAVEKPILTKWKSDDPYKAKLCDALSRIPGEWTADISEIIPAPIPSFPDRIKMYTRSQFEVITTVSLLSSKISYLNQVLETEEPGLITMLEADSYVPFKQDTSEEPQEKDTTQ; translated from the coding sequence ATGCCAAACGCTCAAATACCTGTTCTTAAACAGAACAGAATGAAGAAAAGAACAAGTCGGAAGATTGCCATACTGCTCATTTTGTTGTTTATCGTACTGCTTGCTGTTCTCTTTTTCCGTTCCTCATTAAGCCGGGTTTCTGAAATCCGTTTTGACGGCAATGTATTTTCGACCCAGGAACAGTTGCTTAATCGAAGTGGTCTGGCTATCGGTGATCAGTATTTCGGAGTCAGTTCTTCGGGCATTTCCGAGAAGCTGCGAGAGATTCAGTCGATTCAACAAGTAACAGTGGACAAGCAGTTTCCGGGAGTCATTGCTGTTCATATTAAAGAGTTTGCTACGGTTGCTTACGAGTTGCAGAGTGATGGGAGCCTGCGCGCCATTCTTGCGAATGGGACCAGCGTAGGCGTGGGCAGTAGCGGAATTGCGGTTGAGAAGCCTATTTTAACCAAATGGAAATCGGATGATCCCTACAAAGCAAAGCTATGTGATGCGTTATCTCGGATTCCGGGGGAATGGACAGCCGACATATCGGAAATCATTCCCGCGCCGATACCCTCTTTTCCAGACCGCATCAAAATGTATACACGCTCTCAATTTGAGGTTATTACGACGGTTTCTCTGCTGAGCTCTAAAATCAGTTATTTGAATCAGGTGCTGGAAACAGAAGAGCCTGGTTTGATCACAATGCTGGAGGCAGATTCCTACGTTCCGTTCAAACAGGATACGAGCGAAGAGCCCCAAGAAAAAGATACTACTCAGTGA
- the murA gene encoding UDP-N-acetylglucosamine 1-carboxyvinyltransferase yields MSGKLGGDTLDKLVIEGGRPLSGTIRIHGAKNAALPILAASLLAQGKVEIRNVPHLLDIKVMLHILERLGCTCRHEEETVYVDTSSVRTFQIPEDLMKQMRSSIFLMGPLLARYGEVSIYQPGGCAIGERKIDLHLEGLKALGAEIVEKEEQITFRARKLTGTDIHLDFPSVGATENIMMAAALAEGRTTITNAAREPEIQDLQNFLNAMGARIIGAGTDTITITGVNCLNPCTYEVIPDRIVAGTVMIAAAATRGSVSLTHCNPSHLSALIHVLRRAGVQIGILNDIMTVSCMSRPKAVERIVTSPYPSFPTDLQSQVMVLLSLADGFSVMKETVFESRFKHVDELNVMGADITVDANAAFIRGVPRLYGATVEATDLRAGAALVIAGLAAQGLTIVEQVHHIDRGYDRIERLFQGLGARMSRQSPVPEQLDFVN; encoded by the coding sequence GTGAGCGGTAAACTCGGAGGTGATACATTGGACAAATTGGTGATTGAGGGAGGCCGTCCCTTGTCAGGCACCATACGTATCCATGGGGCAAAAAACGCGGCACTACCCATTCTTGCGGCAAGCTTGCTTGCACAAGGAAAAGTAGAAATTCGGAATGTGCCCCATCTATTAGACATTAAGGTCATGCTGCACATCCTTGAGAGACTTGGCTGTACATGCCGACATGAAGAGGAAACGGTATACGTGGATACGTCGTCCGTCCGAACGTTCCAGATTCCGGAAGATTTGATGAAGCAGATGCGCTCGTCTATTTTTCTGATGGGACCGCTGCTCGCCAGATATGGAGAAGTTTCCATTTACCAGCCGGGAGGCTGTGCCATAGGCGAGCGCAAAATTGATCTTCACTTGGAGGGCCTGAAGGCTCTTGGAGCGGAGATCGTGGAAAAAGAAGAACAAATTACGTTTCGGGCTCGCAAGCTGACTGGAACGGATATCCATTTGGATTTCCCGAGCGTAGGGGCCACCGAAAATATTATGATGGCCGCTGCGTTGGCTGAAGGACGAACGACGATTACCAACGCAGCGAGGGAACCTGAGATTCAGGATCTTCAAAACTTCCTGAATGCGATGGGAGCTCGTATTATCGGAGCGGGGACGGATACGATTACAATTACGGGAGTCAACTGTTTGAATCCGTGTACGTATGAGGTTATTCCCGATCGCATCGTAGCTGGGACCGTTATGATCGCGGCTGCGGCCACACGCGGCAGTGTGTCGTTGACACACTGTAATCCCTCCCATTTGTCCGCTCTGATTCATGTCCTCAGGCGGGCTGGTGTTCAAATCGGTATCTTGAATGATATAATGACCGTAAGTTGCATGAGCCGCCCCAAAGCAGTGGAGAGGATTGTTACCTCCCCTTACCCGTCTTTTCCGACGGACTTGCAGTCTCAAGTCATGGTTCTGCTTTCTCTGGCAGATGGCTTTAGTGTGATGAAAGAGACGGTCTTCGAAAGCCGATTCAAACATGTGGATGAATTGAATGTGATGGGTGCCGATATTACAGTTGATGCGAATGCAGCTTTTATACGGGGAGTTCCCCGTCTGTACGGGGCCACGGTAGAGGCTACCGATCTACGCGCAGGGGCTGCGCTGGTTATAGCGGGTCTGGCCGCTCAAGGACTTACCATTGTCGAGCAGGTACACCATATTGACAGAGGGTATGACCGGATCGAGCGTCTTTTCCAGGGACTGGGTGCCCGAATGAGCCGTCAGTCTCCGGTGCCGGAGCAGTTGGATTTCGTAAATTAA
- the murB gene encoding UDP-N-acetylmuramate dehydrogenase, whose protein sequence is MQQWMPLLAEHDIGKVLEHEPLSKYTTWKIGGPADALVIPDTKEQLATLLRLAGEHGIPWMQLGRGSNMLVSDKGIRGLVIKLGPGFDYVRFEDERIVAGGGVSLVKLCVMASKQGLSGLEFAGGIPGSVGGAVYMNAGAHGSDVSQIFQSAEIVLDTGELAVYDAEQMHFSYRHSVLHEQRGMVTEAVFRMKQGNREEISAALAAFKDRRRLTQPLQLACAGSVFRNPPGDYAARLIENAGLKGLKAGGAEVSVQHANFIVNTGQATAEDVLTLMKHIQSTISSQTGIKLVPEVFVVGER, encoded by the coding sequence ATGCAGCAATGGATGCCATTATTAGCGGAGCATGATATCGGAAAAGTACTGGAGCATGAGCCGCTTTCCAAATATACGACGTGGAAGATTGGAGGTCCGGCGGATGCTCTTGTCATCCCGGATACCAAGGAGCAGCTAGCAACTTTACTGCGGCTGGCTGGCGAGCACGGAATCCCGTGGATGCAGTTGGGACGGGGCTCGAACATGCTCGTTTCTGATAAAGGAATCCGGGGCCTCGTGATCAAGCTGGGACCGGGATTTGATTATGTCCGTTTTGAAGATGAACGGATCGTCGCCGGTGGAGGCGTGTCACTAGTCAAACTGTGTGTTATGGCCAGCAAGCAGGGGCTATCCGGCCTCGAATTTGCGGGAGGTATCCCAGGATCGGTTGGCGGGGCTGTCTACATGAACGCTGGTGCCCATGGGTCTGATGTGTCACAAATATTCCAGTCCGCTGAGATTGTGCTGGATACAGGGGAATTGGCTGTGTATGATGCCGAACAAATGCATTTCAGCTATCGTCACTCCGTGCTGCATGAGCAGCGTGGAATGGTGACAGAGGCGGTGTTTCGGATGAAGCAGGGTAACCGTGAGGAAATTTCGGCGGCTCTTGCGGCTTTCAAAGATCGTCGTAGGCTGACTCAGCCGTTACAACTGGCTTGTGCGGGAAGTGTGTTTCGCAATCCGCCAGGAGACTATGCGGCCCGTCTCATTGAAAATGCAGGTCTCAAGGGCTTAAAAGCGGGAGGCGCTGAGGTTTCCGTACAGCATGCCAATTTCATTGTTAATACCGGTCAAGCGACAGCAGAGGACGTGCTTACCCTAATGAAGCATATTCAAAGTACAATATCATCTCAAACCGGCATCAAGCTAGTTCCGGAGGTTTTCGTAGTGGGTGAGCGGTAA
- the murG gene encoding undecaprenyldiphospho-muramoylpentapeptide beta-N-acetylglucosaminyltransferase, whose amino-acid sequence MRVVLSGGGTGGHIYPALAVARQCEEIDPDAEFLYIGGQRGLESKLVPQEKIPFEAIDITGFRRSLSVENIKTIMRFFKGVRRSKALLKKFKPDIVIGTGGYVCGPVVYAASKLGIPSIIHEQNAIPGLTNAFLSRYVDTVAVSFEGSEGAFPKAKNVLYTGNPRATTVRQANRDRGFATIGVPMNSSVVLVVGGSRGAKAINDAMIAMAPQLSQLKDVQFVYVTGESYYEQTLDSIRNQIGSLPNHLHVLPYIHNMPEVLACTSLIVNRAGASFLAEITSLGIPSILIPSPNVTNNHQEANARTLEKAGASVMIVEKDLTGASLFQSIAEIMEDEALRSRMAESASALGKPDSADILVKEMERLARKS is encoded by the coding sequence ATGCGCGTCGTGTTGAGCGGCGGCGGTACCGGGGGGCACATTTATCCGGCGCTCGCCGTAGCCAGACAGTGCGAAGAGATTGATCCGGACGCTGAATTTTTATACATTGGCGGTCAGCGGGGACTGGAAAGCAAGCTGGTTCCCCAGGAAAAAATTCCATTCGAGGCTATTGATATTACAGGATTCCGTCGCAGCCTGTCTGTGGAAAATATAAAAACGATTATGCGCTTCTTCAAAGGGGTCCGCAGATCCAAAGCATTATTGAAAAAATTCAAGCCGGATATCGTTATCGGCACGGGGGGTTATGTATGCGGCCCTGTCGTCTATGCAGCTTCCAAGTTGGGGATACCCAGCATTATTCATGAGCAAAACGCAATTCCGGGCCTGACCAATGCGTTTCTGAGCCGTTACGTGGATACGGTGGCTGTCAGCTTTGAGGGCTCGGAAGGAGCTTTCCCCAAAGCCAAAAATGTACTGTACACCGGGAATCCGCGCGCTACAACGGTTCGTCAGGCTAACAGGGACCGGGGCTTTGCTACCATCGGGGTTCCAATGAACAGCTCGGTCGTGCTTGTGGTCGGTGGCAGCAGGGGAGCAAAGGCCATCAATGATGCCATGATTGCAATGGCTCCGCAACTTTCGCAACTGAAAGACGTCCAATTTGTATATGTGACTGGTGAATCTTACTATGAGCAGACGTTGGACAGCATACGGAATCAGATCGGATCATTGCCCAATCATCTGCATGTGCTTCCCTATATTCACAATATGCCAGAGGTGCTGGCTTGTACCTCTTTAATCGTTAATCGCGCTGGCGCGTCCTTCTTGGCTGAAATCACATCGTTGGGTATTCCATCCATTCTAATTCCATCCCCCAATGTGACGAACAACCATCAGGAGGCCAATGCCCGTACACTCGAAAAGGCAGGGGCTTCTGTCATGATTGTGGAGAAGGACTTGACTGGTGCGTCCTTGTTTCAATCTATTGCGGAGATTATGGAGGATGAGGCATTGCGCAGCCGGATGGCTGAATCAGCGTCAGCGCTTGGCAAACCTGATTCAGCCGATATTTTAGTAAAAGAAATGGAGCGTCTTGCCCGTAAAAGTTAG